In Myxococcus stipitatus, the following are encoded in one genomic region:
- a CDS encoding protein kinase domain-containing protein, with product MASELNCETCGLPVPPSTGVCPRDGTVALAAFHVPPPVPASPVADEPKVIVQSTLEAQAEVLKDPLIGLKLGEYELRARIGVGGMGLVYEGIQPLIGKRVAVKVLRPELAHSTEQVERLLAEARAVNAIRHRGIIDIFGFGQVPDGRQYIVMEYLEGQPLDAVLVEKNRLPLDEALPILDEVLAALAAAHGAGVVHRDLKPSNIFLVRQPDGSRYVKVLDFGLAKRGQGPTGRTAQTRTDMVVGTPEYMAPEQARGQEVGPMTDLYALGVVTFEMVTGRLPFTGSSPVDLLMKHVEARPPRPSEFVPDLPPALDAFILQMLTKDPETRPNSADPLRQQLNKLRRSLRATRSNPSALSPMHEKPRVADDASSRRPTTPVAVPPELSAKPPEKEAPPAPPPPRRPLPIVMALGAGALMLAGVAALVFREPARAVPLTAPRESPPIAEARAEPAPTPHPAPPAPIDTASAVATAETLKEEPAPDEPSDNAPSAKERPSTAEQHGGTLANEDSSAKETGAQARTVSATKRTEAKDASEKRQLLKRIDALIDATPDLIAQDRVRSPDTMLKLLEKTRTEVELSNDTEEQRQLSRKFDGLKKMFLKR from the coding sequence ATGGCTTCCGAGTTGAACTGTGAAACCTGTGGTCTCCCCGTCCCCCCAAGCACCGGTGTGTGCCCGAGGGACGGCACCGTGGCACTCGCAGCGTTCCATGTCCCACCGCCGGTTCCGGCATCGCCGGTGGCCGACGAGCCGAAGGTCATCGTGCAGAGCACCCTGGAGGCCCAAGCAGAGGTCCTGAAGGATCCGCTCATCGGCCTGAAGCTCGGTGAGTACGAGCTGCGCGCCCGCATCGGCGTGGGTGGAATGGGGCTGGTGTACGAGGGCATCCAGCCGCTCATCGGCAAGCGCGTGGCGGTGAAGGTGCTCCGTCCGGAGCTGGCCCACTCCACCGAGCAGGTGGAGCGACTCCTCGCCGAAGCCCGCGCGGTGAACGCCATCCGCCACCGCGGCATCATCGACATCTTCGGCTTCGGCCAGGTGCCCGACGGCCGGCAGTACATCGTCATGGAGTACCTGGAGGGGCAGCCCCTCGACGCCGTGCTGGTGGAGAAGAACCGGCTCCCCCTGGACGAAGCGCTGCCCATCCTCGACGAGGTGCTCGCCGCGCTGGCCGCGGCCCACGGCGCGGGCGTGGTGCACCGCGACCTGAAGCCCAGCAACATCTTCCTGGTGCGGCAGCCGGACGGCTCGCGCTACGTGAAGGTGCTGGACTTCGGCCTGGCCAAGCGAGGCCAGGGCCCCACCGGCCGCACCGCGCAGACGCGCACGGACATGGTGGTCGGCACGCCGGAGTACATGGCTCCGGAGCAGGCACGCGGCCAGGAAGTCGGTCCCATGACGGACCTCTACGCGCTGGGCGTCGTCACCTTCGAGATGGTGACGGGCCGGCTGCCCTTCACGGGCAGCTCACCGGTGGACCTGCTGATGAAGCACGTGGAGGCACGGCCTCCCCGGCCGTCGGAGTTCGTGCCCGACCTGCCGCCCGCGCTGGATGCCTTCATCCTCCAGATGCTCACCAAGGACCCGGAGACACGCCCCAACTCCGCGGACCCCTTGCGCCAGCAGCTCAACAAGCTGCGCCGCTCGCTGCGCGCCACGCGCTCCAATCCCAGCGCGCTCTCGCCCATGCACGAGAAGCCGCGTGTGGCGGACGACGCCTCCTCGCGCCGCCCCACCACCCCCGTGGCGGTGCCCCCAGAGCTGAGCGCGAAGCCTCCCGAGAAGGAGGCCCCGCCCGCCCCGCCCCCACCGCGCAGGCCCCTGCCCATCGTGATGGCCCTGGGCGCTGGCGCGTTGATGCTCGCGGGAGTCGCGGCGCTCGTCTTCCGTGAGCCCGCTCGCGCCGTGCCGCTCACCGCGCCACGGGAGTCACCGCCCATCGCCGAGGCCCGGGCTGAACCAGCCCCCACCCCTCACCCCGCTCCTCCCGCGCCCATCGACACGGCGAGTGCCGTCGCCACCGCGGAGACGCTGAAGGAAGAGCCCGCTCCGGACGAGCCGTCCGACAACGCCCCGAGCGCGAAGGAGCGCCCTTCCACCGCCGAGCAGCACGGCGGCACGCTCGCCAACGAGGACTCGTCCGCCAAGGAGACCGGAGCCCAGGCCCGCACCGTCTCCGCCACCAAGCGCACGGAGGCGAAGGACGCCTCGGAGAAGCGGCAACTCCTCAAGCGCATCGACGCCTTGATTGACGCGACGCCCGACCTCATCGCTCAAGACCGCGTGAGGAGCCCCGACACCATGCTGAAGCTGTTGGAGAAGACCCGCACGGAAGTCGAGCTCTCCAACGACACCGAAGAGCAGCGCCAGCTCAGCCGGAAGTTCGACGGATTGAAGAAGATGTTCCTCAAGCGCTGA
- a CDS encoding transglycosylase domain-containing protein — MKSLLWIILFVLGLAGVLIPLTYLYTASKLPQLESEFDVEKLLKHSIEGERMSLRAGQSERNPRPVTFNRPDFSRLPKDLVALYIRHMDCPRYFQTPREDGAAWAWRLFVGATVGSSPPGEGSCERLLAMRIAEGLGIKGNLQLTVAAHRLHAFMQKDQLIAYDMAILYFERGVVGVEDAAFTLFKKELNELQLPELAELQLALPPFYRYWDIRQCKNPTVLRQDRDTLLADLAGWKLVSEDRARNATSQRLGCLE, encoded by the coding sequence GTGAAGAGCCTTCTTTGGATAATCCTGTTCGTGCTCGGCCTGGCCGGCGTGCTCATTCCGCTGACGTATCTCTATACGGCGAGCAAGCTTCCCCAGTTGGAGAGTGAGTTCGACGTCGAAAAGCTGCTCAAGCACAGCATCGAGGGCGAGCGGATGAGTCTCCGCGCCGGGCAATCCGAGCGCAACCCCCGGCCCGTCACCTTCAACCGTCCGGACTTCTCGCGGCTGCCGAAGGACCTGGTGGCGCTCTACATCCGCCACATGGATTGCCCCCGCTACTTCCAGACGCCGCGCGAGGACGGGGCGGCGTGGGCGTGGCGCCTGTTCGTGGGCGCGACGGTGGGGTCGTCTCCTCCGGGAGAGGGCTCCTGTGAGCGGCTGTTGGCCATGCGCATCGCCGAGGGCTTGGGCATCAAGGGCAACCTGCAGCTCACCGTGGCGGCGCACCGGCTCCACGCCTTCATGCAGAAGGACCAGCTCATCGCCTACGACATGGCCATCCTCTACTTCGAGCGCGGCGTCGTGGGCGTGGAGGACGCGGCCTTCACGCTCTTCAAGAAGGAGCTCAACGAGCTTCAGCTCCCGGAGCTGGCGGAGCTCCAGCTCGCGCTTCCGCCCTTCTACCGGTACTGGGACATCCGCCAGTGCAAGAACCCCACGGTGCTGCGGCAGGACCGGGACACGCTGCTGGCGGACCTCGCGGGTTGGAAGCTGGTGAGCGAGGACCGGGCTCGCAACGCCACGTCGCAGCGGTTGGGCTGCCTGGAGTAG
- a CDS encoding NAD-binding oxidoreductase — protein sequence MPDWHSGVVTSRSPAADGLTDLVLDVQGTPLVGTHLHPGQYVRLSLPGLQTSMFAIASAPEPQGSRWEFLLKDGSPLPDALIRLPLGSKVQVTAPEGAGFPLERARGHDVLLFATGSGISAIRPLIASVRRERDTFGRVKLYFGARTPTAFAYQGELHAWEDGDIQVVRTVSQPGASGWQGLTGYVQAHLGEESVQNARAFVCGQPDMVRGVLDALKERGVPREHIFFNY from the coding sequence ATGCCCGACTGGCATTCCGGCGTAGTCACATCTCGCTCTCCCGCAGCCGACGGGCTCACCGACCTCGTGCTCGACGTCCAGGGCACGCCGCTCGTGGGGACCCATCTCCACCCCGGCCAGTACGTCCGCCTCAGCCTGCCCGGGCTTCAGACGAGCATGTTCGCCATCGCCTCCGCGCCCGAGCCTCAGGGCTCCCGCTGGGAGTTCCTCCTCAAGGACGGCAGCCCGCTGCCGGACGCCCTCATCCGGCTGCCCCTGGGCTCGAAGGTCCAGGTCACCGCCCCGGAGGGCGCGGGCTTCCCACTGGAGCGAGCGCGCGGGCATGACGTGCTCCTCTTCGCCACCGGCTCCGGCATCTCCGCCATCCGCCCGCTCATCGCCAGCGTGCGCCGCGAGCGGGACACCTTCGGCCGGGTGAAGCTCTACTTCGGCGCACGCACGCCCACGGCCTTCGCGTACCAGGGAGAGCTGCACGCCTGGGAGGACGGCGACATCCAGGTGGTGCGCACCGTCAGCCAGCCCGGCGCCAGCGGCTGGCAGGGCCTCACCGGCTACGTGCAGGCCCACCTGGGCGAAGAGTCCGTGCAGAACGCCCGCGCCTTCGTCTGCGGGCAACCGGACATGGTGCGGGGTGTCCTCGACGCCTTGAAGGAGCGCGGAGTCCCCCGCGAGCACATCTTCTTCAACTACTGA
- a CDS encoding WD40 repeat domain-containing protein has product MKWGTGVLAAGLLAMGGGCAHQSAGVSPEMETRLTQTQGGYLTGATAGLGRSSVLNKSDFIWGLDFSPRQRRVAYTRLGPRSYFLSIWSLESPPRLLGDPTINPYEFDVEGVAFSPDGGLVATASRDGSVRLFDAATGEARAMRITEEPLSVVAFHPDGRWLVVGSVKGLITVLSVDGLVHASEERGHEGPVSALAFAPDGTLYSGGWDKHVRAWTARMEAVSSHEARTRFERTGASAVVSGSVNGKAMGSFALDARVPAIVVTTEVASAAGVDVASLKETVDVPGALGTTQARLARGQFLRFKSLVVRDVDVAVCDACVPQGLRGVLGAPFSQRVSVAFDEVHKEARLTLTSGAPEGAAPVETLVLAARSDFTFPAYVSDVTVDARGQRLGVGLSEQKPERDRAVYERERQGVEEPQGPFNAGAVVDAATGKVLHKWPVHRGVVSTAAISPDGRSLISGGWDKKVHLFTEGESSARGTHTFDWSVRRVRFSPDGRWVGVAAWTPQVASSSGDSDPSAVLLDVRYVEGASVVAPGAAAAQ; this is encoded by the coding sequence ATGAAGTGGGGGACGGGAGTGCTGGCGGCGGGGCTGCTGGCGATGGGGGGCGGGTGCGCGCATCAGTCCGCGGGTGTGTCTCCCGAAATGGAGACGCGGCTGACCCAGACGCAGGGCGGCTATCTCACCGGCGCGACGGCGGGGCTGGGCCGCTCCTCCGTCCTCAACAAGTCGGACTTCATCTGGGGGTTGGACTTCTCGCCCCGTCAGCGGCGCGTCGCGTACACGCGGCTGGGGCCGCGTTCGTACTTCCTGTCCATCTGGTCGCTGGAGTCTCCGCCGCGCCTGCTCGGGGACCCGACCATCAACCCGTACGAGTTCGACGTGGAGGGCGTGGCCTTCTCTCCGGACGGAGGACTGGTCGCCACCGCGAGCCGCGATGGCTCGGTTCGTTTGTTCGACGCGGCCACGGGTGAGGCCCGGGCCATGCGGATCACCGAGGAGCCGCTCTCCGTGGTGGCCTTCCATCCGGATGGCCGGTGGCTGGTGGTGGGCAGCGTGAAGGGGCTCATCACCGTGTTGTCGGTGGATGGGCTCGTCCACGCTTCCGAGGAGCGGGGACATGAAGGGCCGGTGAGCGCGCTGGCCTTCGCGCCGGACGGCACGCTGTATTCGGGCGGCTGGGACAAGCACGTGCGCGCGTGGACCGCTCGGATGGAGGCGGTGTCGTCGCATGAGGCGCGCACGCGCTTCGAGCGCACGGGGGCTTCCGCGGTGGTGTCGGGCTCGGTGAATGGCAAGGCCATGGGGAGCTTCGCGCTGGATGCGCGCGTGCCCGCCATCGTCGTCACCACCGAGGTGGCCTCGGCCGCGGGCGTCGACGTGGCCTCGTTGAAGGAGACGGTGGACGTGCCGGGCGCGCTGGGGACCACCCAGGCGCGGCTCGCGCGGGGCCAGTTCCTGCGCTTCAAGTCCCTGGTGGTGCGCGACGTGGACGTGGCGGTGTGCGACGCGTGTGTGCCGCAGGGGCTGCGCGGTGTCCTGGGCGCGCCGTTCTCGCAGCGGGTGAGCGTGGCCTTCGACGAGGTCCACAAGGAGGCCCGCCTCACGCTGACGTCGGGGGCCCCGGAGGGCGCGGCGCCGGTGGAGACGCTGGTGCTGGCGGCGCGCTCGGACTTCACGTTCCCCGCCTACGTCAGTGACGTCACGGTGGATGCTCGCGGGCAGCGGCTGGGCGTGGGGCTCTCCGAGCAGAAGCCGGAGAGAGACCGCGCCGTGTACGAGCGCGAGCGTCAGGGCGTCGAGGAGCCGCAGGGCCCCTTCAACGCGGGCGCGGTGGTGGACGCGGCCACGGGGAAGGTGCTGCACAAGTGGCCGGTGCACCGGGGCGTGGTGTCCACCGCGGCCATCTCACCGGATGGCCGTTCGCTCATCTCCGGCGGCTGGGACAAGAAGGTGCACCTCTTCACCGAGGGCGAGTCCTCCGCGCGAGGCACTCACACGTTCGACTGGTCCGTGCGCCGCGTGCGCTTCAGCCCGGATGGACGGTGGGTGGGCGTGGCGGCGTGGACGCCGCAGGTGGCGAGCAGCTCGGGGGACAGTGACCCATCCGCGGTGCTGCTGGATGTGCGCTACGTGGAGGGCGCCTCCGTCGTGGCGCCCGGTGCCGCGGCCGCTCAGTAG
- a CDS encoding ABC transporter substrate-binding protein: protein MEVLPTLRRSLLVALALLLTACPRPSRVPAGGTTGEDVPTGDPFPRRPTVEARKDAAADAALAEARRTAQSSPDKKKAAEAYLSVRKTYPATTAGQDALYQAGVLFFESKDYVNARKSFNELLFENPLYGQADDAKRKLALSAMEVGAYRDAYQTLSSLAEHAEGAEREQLLRDAARAAEGAGLYGQSLTMAVEEAGKARTEAERAAAVARVEALVEGRADFVDIARVAEGLPASNPAWPVLTFKLARIYYHLREWSRLEETLNRFLVEAPQSPFAPQAKELLARATRRVEAKPRTVGVLLPMTGRYQPIGEAVLRGIQLGLEGSDIELVVKDTQGDVNKTGQAMEQLAFDDGAIAVLGPLLGDDSKRAALVAEELQVPLLTMTRQEGVTELGSYVFRNMLTNAAQADAIADYAINVKGYKKFALLYPNIPYGVELADSFWDQVVERGGMVRGAERYSHDQTTFTTEAKKLVGRYYLEDRGDYVEGVRDLQGENLDAFRRRKALEKVKSNVEPIVDFDAIFMPDDWRRVSLVAPALAVEDIVTNACDPRDLERIRKTTGKKELKTVTLFGANQWSSPKGRSGLPELIERGGKFVTCSVYVDGFFVDSQRPATRNFVRKYREAYKQETGKDPGLLEAIGYDSGRMLRQLVDKKEGAPRTRAQMRESLANLKDFDGATGRTSFNEKREAVKQLFLLSIDNKGVTEINVDQEREKAATGGSGS from the coding sequence ATGGAAGTCCTGCCCACCTTGCGCCGCTCGCTCCTCGTCGCGCTGGCCCTGCTGCTGACCGCCTGTCCTCGCCCCTCGCGTGTCCCCGCTGGAGGGACCACGGGGGAGGACGTCCCCACCGGAGACCCCTTCCCCAGGCGGCCCACGGTGGAGGCCCGGAAGGACGCCGCCGCGGACGCGGCGCTGGCGGAGGCGCGGCGGACGGCCCAGTCCTCGCCCGACAAGAAGAAGGCCGCGGAGGCCTACTTGTCGGTGCGCAAGACGTACCCCGCCACGACGGCGGGCCAGGACGCGCTGTATCAAGCCGGCGTCCTCTTCTTCGAGTCGAAGGACTACGTCAACGCACGCAAGTCCTTCAACGAGCTGCTCTTCGAGAACCCGCTCTATGGCCAGGCTGATGACGCCAAGCGCAAGCTGGCGCTGTCCGCCATGGAGGTCGGGGCCTACCGCGACGCGTACCAGACGCTGTCCAGTCTGGCCGAGCACGCCGAGGGCGCCGAGCGTGAGCAGCTCCTGCGCGACGCCGCGCGGGCCGCCGAGGGCGCGGGCCTGTATGGCCAGTCGCTGACGATGGCGGTGGAGGAGGCGGGGAAGGCGAGGACGGAAGCGGAGCGGGCCGCGGCGGTGGCTCGAGTGGAGGCTCTTGTGGAGGGCCGCGCGGACTTCGTGGACATCGCCCGCGTGGCGGAGGGGCTGCCTGCGTCCAACCCCGCGTGGCCGGTGCTCACCTTCAAGCTGGCGCGCATCTACTACCACCTGCGCGAGTGGTCGCGGCTGGAGGAGACGCTGAACCGCTTCCTCGTGGAGGCGCCCCAGAGCCCCTTCGCGCCGCAGGCGAAGGAACTCTTGGCGCGCGCGACGCGGCGGGTGGAGGCGAAGCCGAGGACCGTGGGTGTGCTGTTGCCCATGACGGGCCGCTATCAGCCCATCGGCGAGGCGGTGCTGCGCGGCATCCAACTGGGGCTGGAGGGCAGCGACATCGAGCTGGTGGTGAAGGACACGCAGGGCGACGTCAACAAGACGGGCCAGGCGATGGAGCAGCTCGCGTTCGACGACGGCGCCATCGCGGTGCTGGGGCCGCTGCTCGGCGATGACTCCAAGCGCGCGGCGCTGGTGGCCGAGGAGCTCCAGGTGCCGCTGCTCACGATGACGCGCCAGGAGGGCGTCACGGAGCTGGGCTCGTACGTCTTCCGCAACATGCTGACCAACGCGGCGCAGGCGGACGCCATCGCGGACTACGCCATCAACGTGAAGGGCTACAAGAAGTTCGCCCTGCTGTACCCGAACATCCCCTACGGTGTTGAGCTGGCGGATTCGTTCTGGGACCAGGTGGTGGAGCGCGGCGGCATGGTGCGGGGCGCGGAGCGCTACTCGCATGACCAGACGACGTTCACCACGGAGGCCAAGAAGCTGGTGGGCCGCTACTACCTGGAGGACCGCGGCGACTACGTGGAGGGCGTGCGCGACCTGCAGGGCGAGAACCTGGACGCGTTCCGCCGCCGCAAGGCGCTGGAGAAGGTGAAGAGCAACGTCGAGCCCATCGTCGACTTCGACGCCATCTTCATGCCGGACGACTGGCGGCGGGTGAGCCTGGTGGCCCCGGCGCTGGCGGTGGAGGACATCGTCACCAACGCGTGTGACCCACGCGACTTGGAGCGCATCCGCAAGACGACGGGCAAGAAGGAGCTGAAGACGGTGACGCTCTTCGGCGCCAACCAGTGGAGCAGCCCGAAGGGACGCTCGGGGTTGCCGGAGTTGATTGAGCGCGGCGGCAAGTTCGTCACGTGCTCGGTGTACGTGGACGGCTTCTTCGTGGACTCGCAGCGGCCGGCCACGCGCAACTTCGTGCGTAAGTATCGCGAGGCGTACAAGCAGGAGACGGGCAAGGACCCGGGGCTGCTGGAGGCCATCGGCTACGACTCCGGGCGCATGCTGCGCCAGCTCGTGGACAAGAAGGAGGGGGCGCCTCGCACGCGCGCGCAGATGCGTGAGTCGCTGGCGAACCTGAAGGACTTCGACGGCGCCACGGGCCGCACCTCGTTCAACGAGAAGCGCGAGGCCGTCAAGCAGCTGTTCCTGCTCTCCATCGACAACAAGGGCGTCACCGAAATCAACGTGGACCAGGAGCGCGAGAAGGCCGCGACGGGAGGCTCCGGTTCATGA
- the dnaJ gene encoding molecular chaperone DnaJ, with product MPAAAGQKRDYYEVLGVTKTVSAQELKSAFRKVALQYHPDRNPGNNEAEEKFKEASEAYEVLSDPDRRAKYDRFGHSGNPFEGFGGAGGGFQGVNINDIFGEIFGDIFGGGRGGRRTSSRGADLRYNLEITFEEAAFGSRPKVTIPRPKKCETCSGSGSKSGAGPRACGTCGGSGELRYTQGFFAVSRPCGDCSGTGSVVPDPCSRCKGSGKMPSEEVIEVAIPGGVDNGTRVRLSGMGEPGDRGGPPGDLYVTVIVKEHPLFQREEYEVFCEVPISFTHAALGAKIDVPTLDGKVKMTIPAGTQSGKVFRLKGKGIPHLHSQQRGDQHVRVVVETPTELSSKQRDLLEKLAELSGEESHPQSKSFFAKVKELFG from the coding sequence ATGCCAGCGGCGGCGGGTCAGAAGCGCGACTACTACGAGGTTTTGGGGGTGACCAAGACCGTCTCCGCGCAGGAGCTCAAGAGCGCGTTTCGCAAGGTGGCGCTCCAGTACCACCCGGACAGGAACCCGGGGAACAACGAGGCGGAGGAGAAGTTCAAGGAAGCCTCGGAAGCCTACGAAGTGCTGAGTGACCCCGACCGCCGGGCGAAGTACGACCGCTTCGGGCACTCGGGCAATCCGTTCGAGGGCTTTGGTGGCGCCGGGGGCGGGTTCCAGGGCGTCAACATCAACGACATCTTCGGCGAGATTTTCGGCGACATCTTCGGCGGTGGCCGGGGTGGGCGCCGCACCAGCTCGCGCGGCGCGGACCTGCGCTACAACCTGGAAATCACCTTCGAGGAAGCCGCCTTCGGCAGCCGTCCCAAGGTGACGATTCCCCGGCCCAAGAAGTGCGAGACGTGCAGCGGCTCTGGCAGCAAGAGCGGCGCGGGCCCGCGCGCGTGTGGCACGTGTGGTGGCAGCGGTGAGCTGCGCTACACGCAGGGCTTCTTCGCGGTGTCGCGTCCGTGCGGAGACTGCAGCGGGACGGGCTCGGTGGTGCCGGACCCGTGCTCGCGCTGCAAGGGCTCCGGGAAGATGCCGTCGGAGGAGGTCATCGAGGTGGCCATCCCCGGGGGCGTGGACAACGGCACCCGCGTGCGCCTGTCGGGCATGGGCGAGCCTGGAGACCGGGGGGGCCCTCCCGGAGACCTCTACGTCACCGTCATCGTCAAGGAGCACCCGCTCTTCCAGCGCGAGGAGTACGAGGTCTTCTGCGAGGTGCCCATCTCCTTCACGCACGCGGCGCTGGGCGCGAAGATCGACGTCCCCACGCTGGACGGGAAGGTGAAGATGACCATCCCCGCGGGCACGCAGTCCGGCAAGGTGTTCCGCCTGAAGGGCAAGGGCATCCCCCACCTGCACAGCCAGCAGCGGGGAGACCAGCACGTGCGCGTGGTGGTGGAGACGCCCACGGAGCTGTCCTCCAAGCAGCGGGACCTTTTGGAGAAGCTCGCGGAGCTTTCCGGTGAAGAGTCCCACCCTCAGTCCAAGAGCTTCTTCGCCAAGGTGAAGGAGCTGTTCGGCTGA
- a CDS encoding ABC transporter ATP-binding protein: MAPRPRPSAHVYRRLLGYLRPYRTLLAAGVCASLVAAAATSAYAWVVGPLLRAVLTSQPVTVAGVSLPGDELLRRLPLVVIALALLKALAQFLQGGLMQRLGQRVMADLRGFLYGRLLGQPPAFFERRHSGELLARFTSDVPLVEFSITQALSSYVKDGLQAMALLATCFLIDAKLFLFTFIVVPLTVVPINRFARSLKKVAARSLQSMGALTSLTAEQLQNLPVVQAFGGQPRALEHFDVEADKYLGEMRRSLFLRGAVSPTVELLGIAGVAMAVAWGAREVSADPELAGRLLSFLAAALLLYQPVKSLSGTLAQVLTGLAAAERLFAIADEPSPPDTGDTARPLSQALVLEGLKATYQDGREALRGVDLVVPAGKRVAVVGPSGAGKTTLFSVLLGFLPASGGRVLWDGEPLSSLKPSSVRAQVAWVPQEPVLFSGTVRHNLRLGRPEATDAELWEALALAHAEDFVRSLPQGLDESVGERGSRLSGGQRQRLALARAFLCKPSVLLLDEPTSALDAASEAAVGAGLESLMRGRTVLVIAHRLSTVRDADVIAVVEEGRVVEAGTHAELLALRGRYTRLLGEGSVAA, encoded by the coding sequence GTGGCTCCTCGTCCTCGTCCCTCCGCACACGTCTACCGCCGGCTCCTCGGCTACCTGCGCCCCTACCGCACGCTGCTCGCGGCGGGAGTCTGCGCCTCACTGGTCGCCGCGGCGGCCACCTCCGCGTATGCCTGGGTCGTCGGCCCGCTCCTGCGCGCGGTGCTCACGAGTCAACCCGTCACCGTGGCGGGCGTGTCGCTGCCGGGCGACGAGTTGTTGCGGCGGCTGCCGCTGGTGGTGATTGCGCTCGCGCTGCTCAAGGCCCTGGCCCAGTTCCTCCAGGGCGGGCTCATGCAGCGGTTGGGCCAGCGTGTCATGGCGGACCTGCGCGGCTTCCTGTACGGGCGGCTGCTGGGTCAGCCGCCCGCGTTCTTCGAGCGGCGCCACTCGGGAGAGCTCCTGGCGCGTTTCACGTCGGACGTGCCGTTGGTGGAGTTCTCGATAACGCAGGCGCTGTCCTCGTACGTGAAGGACGGGCTGCAGGCGATGGCCCTGCTGGCGACGTGCTTCCTCATCGACGCGAAGCTTTTCCTCTTCACGTTCATCGTGGTGCCCCTCACCGTCGTGCCCATCAACCGCTTCGCCCGCTCGCTGAAGAAGGTCGCGGCGCGCTCGCTGCAGAGCATGGGCGCGCTGACGTCGCTGACGGCCGAGCAGCTCCAGAACCTGCCCGTGGTGCAGGCCTTCGGCGGACAGCCCCGGGCGCTGGAGCACTTCGACGTGGAGGCGGACAAGTACCTGGGCGAGATGCGCCGCTCGCTGTTCCTGCGCGGCGCGGTGAGCCCCACGGTGGAGCTGTTGGGCATCGCGGGCGTGGCGATGGCGGTGGCGTGGGGCGCGCGCGAGGTGTCCGCGGACCCCGAGCTCGCCGGGCGGCTGTTGTCCTTCCTGGCCGCCGCGCTGCTGTTGTACCAGCCGGTGAAGTCGCTGAGCGGCACGCTGGCGCAGGTGCTCACGGGGCTCGCGGCGGCGGAGCGGCTGTTCGCCATCGCGGACGAGCCCTCGCCCCCCGACACCGGAGACACCGCGCGACCGCTGAGCCAGGCGCTGGTGCTGGAGGGCCTCAAGGCCACGTACCAGGACGGGCGCGAGGCGTTGCGCGGCGTGGACCTGGTGGTGCCCGCGGGCAAGCGCGTGGCGGTGGTGGGGCCTTCCGGCGCGGGGAAGACGACGCTGTTCTCCGTGCTCCTGGGCTTCCTGCCCGCGTCGGGTGGACGGGTGCTGTGGGACGGCGAGCCGCTGTCGTCGCTCAAGCCGTCGAGCGTGCGCGCCCAGGTGGCGTGGGTGCCGCAGGAGCCCGTGCTCTTCTCCGGGACGGTGCGGCACAACCTGCGGCTGGGCCGTCCGGAGGCCACGGACGCGGAGCTGTGGGAGGCGCTCGCGCTGGCGCACGCGGAGGACTTCGTGCGCTCGCTGCCCCAGGGGCTGGACGAGTCCGTGGGCGAGCGCGGCAGCCGGCTGTCGGGCGGACAACGGCAGCGGCTGGCGCTGGCGCGCGCGTTCCTGTGCAAGCCGTCCGTGCTGCTCCTGGATGAGCCCACCAGCGCGCTGGACGCGGCCAGCGAGGCCGCGGTGGGCGCGGGGCTGGAGAGCCTCATGCGCGGCCGCACGGTGCTGGTGATTGCCCACCGGCTGTCCACCGTGCGCGACGCGGACGTGATTGCCGTGGTGGAGGAGGGCCGCGTGGTGGAGGCGGGCACCCATGCGGAGCTGCTCGCGCTGCGCGGCCGCTACACCCGTCTGCTGGGAGAAGGTTCGGTCGCGGCGTAG
- a CDS encoding VOC family protein, producing MAHRVNWFEIPVVDLARATRFYESVLSTTLKVEDFHGTRIAVFTRKQEGDVTGALVQAPYAKPSLEGSRVFLDAGSDLEGALGRVVKAGGKVLVDKTSVGAMGSFAVFQDTEGNAVALHAHANPR from the coding sequence ATGGCCCACCGAGTGAACTGGTTCGAGATTCCCGTCGTGGATCTGGCGCGAGCGACGCGCTTCTACGAGAGCGTGCTGAGCACCACCCTCAAGGTGGAGGACTTCCACGGCACGCGCATCGCGGTCTTCACGCGGAAGCAGGAGGGAGACGTGACGGGTGCGCTGGTGCAGGCGCCGTACGCGAAGCCCTCGCTGGAGGGCAGCCGCGTGTTCCTGGACGCGGGGTCGGACCTGGAGGGCGCGTTGGGGCGCGTCGTGAAGGCCGGCGGCAAGGTGCTGGTGGACAAGACGTCCGTGGGGGCCATGGGCTCGTTCGCCGTGTTCCAGGACACCGAGGGCAACGCGGTGGCGCTGCACGCCCACGCAAACCCGCGCTGA